One window of the Pedobacter ginsengisoli genome contains the following:
- a CDS encoding response regulator, whose protein sequence is MKTVLIIEDDNDIREGCAEILELSGYKALKANNGKAGIELASQHKPDIILCDIMMPELDGYGVLYLLGKNSATSEIPFIFLTAKTERIDFRKAMEMGADDYLTKPFDDMELITAIETRINKWQKQKDAYRSTLNHLERLSLNPGDGMNELKALIAGRKIKRIKKKQVLFYEGDSPQGLYLLMEGSIKMIKRALDGRQLITSLYKPDDYIGLDSLLLEEAYTETAEATEHTSVCLLPKELIVNLLNKYPEVSRQFIKILSKDIHQKEEQLLELAYLSVRKRIAQVLLRLSKTSASPTLLNISRDELAELAGVALETVSRTLSDFKEEGLIEKNGNQLCLIDISRITKLKN, encoded by the coding sequence ATCAGGGAAGGCTGTGCGGAGATACTGGAACTATCCGGATACAAAGCACTTAAGGCTAATAACGGAAAAGCAGGAATCGAGCTTGCCAGCCAGCATAAGCCTGATATTATTTTGTGCGACATTATGATGCCCGAACTGGATGGATATGGAGTGTTGTATTTACTCGGCAAAAACAGTGCTACCTCTGAAATACCATTTATTTTCCTGACCGCCAAGACCGAACGGATTGATTTCAGAAAGGCCATGGAAATGGGTGCTGATGATTACCTGACCAAGCCTTTTGATGATATGGAATTAATCACTGCAATAGAAACCAGAATCAACAAATGGCAAAAACAGAAAGATGCCTACCGCAGTACATTAAATCACCTGGAGAGACTATCGCTGAACCCTGGAGATGGGATGAACGAGCTTAAAGCGCTTATTGCCGGCCGTAAAATCAAACGCATAAAAAAAAAACAGGTGCTGTTTTATGAAGGAGACAGCCCCCAGGGATTATACCTACTTATGGAGGGCAGCATCAAAATGATCAAACGAGCCCTTGACGGTCGGCAATTGATCACCAGTTTATATAAACCAGACGACTACATTGGCCTGGACTCGCTATTGCTTGAAGAAGCGTACACTGAGACTGCTGAGGCAACGGAACATACTTCAGTTTGTTTATTGCCAAAGGAACTTATTGTAAACTTATTGAACAAATATCCGGAAGTAAGCCGCCAGTTTATCAAAATATTGTCCAAAGACATCCACCAAAAAGAAGAACAACTATTAGAACTGGCCTACCTTTCGGTACGAAAACGCATCGCTCAGGTGCTATTGCGTTTAAGTAAAACCTCAGCCTCTCCAACCCTGTTAAACATATCAAGAGACGAGCTGGCTGAACTGGCCGGAGTTGCCCTGGAAACAGTAAGCAGAACGCTTTCAGATTTTAAGGAAGAGGGCCTGATAGAAAAGAATGGCAATCAGCTATGCCTGATTGACATTAGTCGCATCACCAAGCTGAAGAACTAA